DNA sequence from the Thamnophis elegans isolate rThaEle1 chromosome 4, rThaEle1.pri, whole genome shotgun sequence genome:
ATAAGAATATTGGGATTTCAGgtaccagaattcccagccattaTCCTCtagaaaattctggaagttggacaCATGCAGAGAGAATCAAGCTGAGGAAAATTCATAAAGGCAGTTTAAACTGCACATCTAGTTCCTGTTATGATCAAGatgaaactgaaattaaaatgGCTATTTATATTCAGAACAATGGCAAGCAAAGAACATAAATACCGATAGTTGTTTTCTCAGCAGAAAAGCTGTATAATATGAAAACACATACGACAGAAATGTGACATGCAGAAGAAATGTAAATAGTTAATGAAATGCAAAAGAAGTTAAAGCAGATTACCTGAAGGCTCACTCAGCTTTGATGAAAACATAGAAAGGGGTTTCTCCTTTTCTTTAACTGAAACATCTTGGCTCTCAGCTCCCTTTCTTACATTGACTACTTTTTTCTCTGAGGGCAAAGGAGTAACATCAGGGGAGAAATCCTCCTTAGTTGTTTCGTGTACTTCTCTGTCCAGATCTTCAGAGGATTTTTCTAAACAAAGATCCTGCTCTTCAAATTTGCTATGTATGTTTTTTAGAGACAAGTCCTGTGCTACTTCTTGGTAAGCAGGTGGTATGAGCTCAGCTTGAAGAGTTTCACAAcgatttttattttcattctcctTTAATATATCTTCAGTACTTCTCATCAGCTTGTCAACTTGATAAGGGACTGTGCCATCTGCCTCTGGAGAGGACTGTGCAGACAGCACAATTTTCTCTTTCACTATGggttctttaaaaacagaaaaatcatCAGTATAGCCACCAAGTTCTTCCATATGTTGCTGCGGAGTCTTTTCTTTCTTAGCTAGATCTGCAGCCTCTGCTTCCAAACACCAAGTAGTTGTTTCATTTTTTGAAGTTTCCAGTTGAGGCTGGAATGACTCCAAGTAGGGTTCACTAAGAGAAGATGGTACTTCTTTGTATGTTTCTTTCTGGCctccatttggtattatattggtagttgtttcaaataatgatccTTTCACAGCTTCTTCTTTCTGCACAAGATTAATTTCAGGTTGACCACTAAATGAATAGCTTTTGTCAGATGGCAATGAGGTCCATTCAAGATGCTCACTGTACTCAGGCACAGGTTGTGATACACACTCTGTGATTTCTGCTTTTGAATAATCTGTGAACTCTGATGAAGATACTTTAGTCTCTTTAACTAAATCACATGCAATTGATATATATGAAGTATCTAAATCTTCTAAAGGTGAGTTATTCTCATTGTTTGGTTTCTTAGCAGCTTCAACtgtgctttcttttgcctgcatTACTGGTACATTTGTTGCTTCCTGATAAGATGGAGGCTTCTCAGATTTCTGTATTACATTCTCATAATCATTCTCATATTGATCAGCAGCAGTGAATGTTTCAAATGGGGATATTTCAAGCTCCACAAGAGGCCCTCCAACCACAGCAGAGTTTGCAGTTAATGGTGCTTCCATAACAATATCTGGTAAGATAGGGGATGGAGATGTTTCAGACCCTCCTTCAAAGGAAGGACAGAGCTGTACAGCAATATTCAAAGACTCTTGTGATGATTCAGATGTTTGAACCAAATCAATCTTTGTTTCATAAGCAAGCTTGGGACTAATTACATCATGAAGTTCACTCTCAAAAGCTTCTTGAACCAAATCTGGAGTTAGACCTTCAGGGATATTAGTATCAGAGTCCTTCCTTAACAAAGTATCGTCTTTCTTTGAATCAACTTTCTGCTCTTGGTCACTTGTCAAATCAATATGGGTACTGCTAAATTGATCCATCATTTCTGCTATCTTTTTCTCATCTGTTTTATTTTCATATGCCTTTTCTTCTGTTAGAGGGAGAGATGTAACCATGTTGCTCTCAATTTTCTCTGATGATTCAAATTCTGTACAAGTAATGTAAGACTGTGAAGATTCCTTTAAGGCTTCTGGAGTGTTAGGGAAAGAAATATCTTCATTGCtgctttcattctctttttcaaTGACTTTATGGGCAGACAGAGTCTTAGTGTCCTCGACGTATTTGTCTGCAATACTTCCTAATTTATTGTCTATCTCATTCTCAGATACAtccttaaaattattttcattactAACCCAGGAGAGTTCAAAAGGCTTTAAATCTGCATATTCATCTCTTGAATAATGATTATCCACTAAAGTTATATTTTCACCATGATCATAGATAGCATGCTTTCCCTCTTTTTTATCTTGCTCTACAAATAATTCAACAGGTGATTCTGGAGAAAAATCCTGTTGGCATATGCGTAATTCTTCTGTATCAGGAATTCTTTTAGTATCCAATGGTTCCTTAGTCTGAAATAGGCAGAATGAATGATCCGCAGTGTATGAAGGTTTTACATTTGCAAATTCATTGCCATCATCTGCAAGGAATGGGTTTTGTGCAGTCTGGGTAGTAAGTTTAAACACATCACTCTCAATTGGACTGTAACTATGTTTTGTAGATAGTTCATCTGATATTGTATCAAGAGCCGCATACTCTTTAAAAGGATTGACTGAaagagtagagagggagggaagagaagcagTAGCATCAAGAGAGGCAGCAGCAAAATCTTCTTGCCTGGCTGAGCATGCATGACCCAGTTGTTCTTGCAAGTCCATACCTTTGTCTGTGGCCGTGGACAGAAAGGACAGTTAGCAGCAATGCAAGTAACCTCAAAAGTTAAAGCAATGCTAATGACAGGTTCCAAAACAATGGCTAGCCCAAATCTTATTGTAGAATGATTAACAGAAAAAGCATGCAAGATTAAGAAAATAGAATCAAAGTTAATGAAGCTGTGAATGCtatgcaaaaataataaacccCTGGAAGAATTCAGAACAGTACTAAACGTACAAGGTTCATAACATAGATATGAGTAATGGTTCTCCTTTATCTTAATTATCccctctgttttttaaaaaagttactaATAAGGAAATATTATCTCTGAACAATATTTCAGAGACTGGCTAGTGGCTACAGACAGCAATTTCTTTTTCCCTCTGCTGCTTTTTCTGTTATGTGCATTAACATTAGCTATGTTCAGTACTAATCAGTTTCAGTAATAAAACTTGTTCAGCATTAACCAGAATATGTACTAACAACGTAAAAAGTAAACACTAGGAAAGAGGCAATTAATGctaggggaaaggaagaaaacacaAGCCTGTAGCCTATTTCCGGTTTTAAAAATTGGTAATCATTACACTTGTACTGGTCCATATAACatgataaaaaggaaaaaaaacttattaCAATTACAGTAGCAAGCAGCACCAATACTAATACATCATTAATTCTACATAATTAATGCTAACTATGTCAGCAATAGGAGCTATATTAAAAACAGTTTATCAGTACCTAAATCATATTGTAGAGAAGGGTCCAAGAATTCAAAAAGTGTGTTTTGAATTTAAAACATTCACTctgaatttgtattttattttatgtctcTAAAAAAACAAACTTATGTTTATTAAATTTGGGTTTAACATTCTTGGATCCAAACCAAATTTTAGTAAATACACAAAGATGCTATTAGTGGGAAGGGAATACAAAAGACACTGGGCGTACTCTAATGCAAAAGTCTAGCTGAAATGACTTGCCTGCAGAAGAATGCATCAGAGGTTCAGATGCAACAGGAAGAGCAAAAAGTGTGTCATCTGAAAAACAAATACAGTATGACCTCAGCAGAAATAAGTATGGAAAACAAagtattttcaaaaaaagaaataagggaaGGCAATATTCAGTTTACAATCTTTAACAGATCTTTTGCACAAGAGAAATGAAGAGAAAGTATGAATATGGGAGTTACATGCTATATGTCTCCAGTTTTGTACTACAAACAGCATCCTCTATATCAGCTGGAAGTGTACATATATCAACTATATTAGAGGGAGATTTGGTTCACCAGTCAGAACTCTCACAAAGCACATTACATTAAACCAAATCAAATGTAGAAATTATTTAGAGCATCTAATGACTTCACAAATGCAGATAAATATTTCAGTTAATTTTATCATCACAAGGACAGTTTTATGGGCTTCCGGTAAGAGAGAAGGACTCCACTTTTTCTAGCCTTCCACCTTAATATGTACAGTTAATATGTAAAtaggtattaaataataattgtatctttgGTAAAAACTAAATACCACAGTGAACTTAGCAATGTAAAATAATTTTAGGAACCACTTTTCctaaattgttattattattgaacAATCAATATAAAGTTATGAAACTGCAAGATAAGCAAAATGCAATATGCTAGATTGAAATTTCGTATTTGTATAGATgaatcctttttcttcttccacaaatCTAGCAAGTTCTTGCTGCATTTTCATTT
Encoded proteins:
- the RTN4 gene encoding reticulon-4 isoform X1; translated protein: MDDPDQSPLVSSTTAASEQDRRQPQPPLFQYQFVRDPENEEYEDDEEDDDEELDDEQLEVRERKPAAAPTAPPAPTSSPPLVDRGASGEQPPSPPPFPQPAWATPPVVSTSTSPEGAAPKEEKEREPPRSAPLPPPHWEEPRAPAIPPRSAPLPPKREEPSVAKKGAAPGSPDDTLFALPVASEPLMHSSADKGMDLQEQLGHACSARQEDFAAASLDATASLPSLSTLSVNPFKEYAALDTISDELSTKHSYSPIESDVFKLTTQTAQNPFLADDGNEFANVKPSYTADHSFCLFQTKEPLDTKRIPDTEELRICQQDFSPESPVELFVEQDKKEGKHAIYDHGENITLVDNHYSRDEYADLKPFELSWVSNENNFKDVSENEIDNKLGSIADKYVEDTKTLSAHKVIEKENESSNEDISFPNTPEALKESSQSYITCTEFESSEKIESNMVTSLPLTEEKAYENKTDEKKIAEMMDQFSSTHIDLTSDQEQKVDSKKDDTLLRKDSDTNIPEGLTPDLVQEAFESELHDVISPKLAYETKIDLVQTSESSQESLNIAVQLCPSFEGGSETSPSPILPDIVMEAPLTANSAVVGGPLVELEISPFETFTAADQYENDYENVIQKSEKPPSYQEATNVPVMQAKESTVEAAKKPNNENNSPLEDLDTSYISIACDLVKETKVSSSEFTDYSKAEITECVSQPVPEYSEHLEWTSLPSDKSYSFSGQPEINLVQKEEAVKGSLFETTTNIIPNGGQKETYKEVPSSLSEPYLESFQPQLETSKNETTTWCLEAEAADLAKKEKTPQQHMEELGGYTDDFSVFKEPIVKEKIVLSAQSSPEADGTVPYQVDKLMRSTEDILKENENKNRCETLQAELIPPAYQEVAQDLSLKNIHSKFEEQDLCLEKSSEDLDREVHETTKEDFSPDVTPLPSEKKVVNVRKGAESQDVSVKEKEKPLSMFSSKLSEPSVVDLLYWRDVKKTGVVFGASLFLLLSLTVFSIVSVIAYIGLALLSVTISFRIYKGVIQAVQKSDEGHPFSAYLNRDVAVSEEIVQKYSHVVLGHLNNTIKELRRLFLVDDLVDSLKFAVLMWVFTYVGALFNGLTLLILALISLFSIPVIYEKHQTQIDHYVELVNKNVKDGMAKVQAKIPGLKRKTE